A window from Mus caroli chromosome 2, CAROLI_EIJ_v1.1, whole genome shotgun sequence encodes these proteins:
- the Rpp38 gene encoding ribonuclease P protein subunit p38: protein MAAAPQAPKRGSIRKTRPLVVKTSLNNPYVISWSTLEREDIHFILQTLEDKFKSIGLQKIEDKKKRKKTALMKKQSCGPGIEISEDPKEPDGDLLVSGWTPVHVRKQLVIGVNEVTRALERNELLLVLVCKSVKPAIITSHLIQLSLSRTVPACQVPQLSERIAPVIGLKCVLALGFRKNTRDFADEVGAIIPRVPSLNVPWLPDRTQGPTDSLETEPSESQDKEILDTSFDDLTKLSKRKLAEGGQASAATLQPLKIKKLIPNPSKIRKPPKSKKSISK from the coding sequence ATGGCTGCAGCCCCTCAGGCACCAAAGAGGGGATCTATTCGGAAGACTAGACCTCTGGTTGTAAAAACATCACTAAACAACCCTTATGTTATTTCCTGGAGCACCTTGGAGAGAGAAGACATACACTTTATATTACAGACTCTCGAAGATAAGTTTAAATCGATTGGACTTCAGAAAATTGaagataagaagaaaaggaaaaaaacagctCTTATGAAAAAGCAAAGTTGTGGGCCAGGTATTGAGATTAGCGAGGATCCAAAAGAGCCTGATGGGGATCTGCTGGTGTCAGGGTGGACACCTGTACATGTCAGAAAACAGCTGGTCATTGGTGTTAATGAAGTCACCAGAGCTCTGGAGAGGAATGAACTGCTCCTGGTTCTAGTGTGTAAGTCAGTCAAGCCTGCCATCATCACCTCACACTTGATTCAGCTGAGTCTAAGCAGAACTGTTCCTGCCTGTCAGGTACCTCAGCTCAGCGAGAGAATTGCTCCTGTCATTGGCTTAAAATGTGTGCTAGCCTTGGGTTTCAGAAAGAACACCAGGGACTTTGCTGATGAAGTAGGAGCCATCATTCCCAGGGTGCCCAGCTTAAATGTGCCATGGCTTCCAGACAGAACCCAAGGTCCCACAGACAGTTTAGAGACTGAACCCTCGGAAAGCCAGGACAAAGAGATTTTGGACACTTCATTTGATGACCTTACAAAACTTAGTAAGAGGAAGCTTGCTGAAGGTGGACAAGCTTCAGCTGCAACATTACAAccccttaaaataaaaaagctcaTTCCCAACCCTAGTAAGATAAGAAAACCACCCAAAAGTAAAAAGTCCATTTCCAAGTAG